The following proteins are co-located in the Malus sylvestris chromosome 13, drMalSylv7.2, whole genome shotgun sequence genome:
- the LOC126595150 gene encoding prefoldin subunit 1 — protein MADEANRAAFMEIQGRMIELTAKLKQVQTQMRNKEGEKKRAFLTLEELRPLSDDSNTYKSIGRTFVLEPKSVLVNEQEQKLKDSESAIASLQTSKEYIEKQVAEVESNLRELLNQDPGLARQIMSMTVM, from the exons ATGGCCGACGAAGCCAACCGAGCT GCGTTCATGGAGATTCAAGGCCGCATGATTGAGCTTACTGCGAAATTGAAGCAG GTGCAGACGCAGATGCGGAACaaagaaggagaaaagaagCGTGCTTTTCTGACCCTGGAGGAGCTGCGGCCTTTATCTGATGATTCAAATACTTACAAATCTATAG GGAGAAC GTTTGTTTTAGAGCCGAAGTCGGTGTTGGTGAATGAACAGGAACAAAAGCTCAAGGATAGTGAGAGTGCAATAGCCTCGCTCCAG ACTTCAAAGGAATATATCGAGAAACAGGTTGCAGAGGTGGAGAGCAACTTGAGGGAGCTATTGAACCAAGATCCCGGTCTTGCTCGCCAGATAATGTCCATGACTGTAATGTAA
- the LOC126595147 gene encoding probable serine/threonine-protein kinase PBL17 isoform X1 — translation MGICFSSEKDQHSNYTHASPQVGDDSVVSQTPSRTSSNTTPLASKNVKDLRQSPGYINVSIFTYDEMSLATKRYRPDLILGEGGFGVVYKGVIDDTVRAGYKTTQVAIKELNREGYQGDREWLAEVNYLGQLSNPNLVKLIGYCCEDDHRLLVYEYMASGSLEKHLFRRVGCTLTWSRRMKIALDAAKGLAFLHGAERPIIYRDFKTSNILLDGDFNAKLSDFGLAKEGPMGDQTHVSTRVMGTYGYAAPEYVMTGHLTARSDVYGFGVVLLELLLGRRAMDKSRPGQEHNLVEWARPLLNHNKKLLRIVDPRLEGQYSLKTAMKVAHLAYQCLSQNPKGRPLMSQVVELLESLQTAGNHELQSGEGGVTLYEAPKGTFGTTPMKRDPNRRDGERGGEAHRRSKPGNGGSKSEPMNDFDRSNLSPNFCVT, via the exons ATGGGGATTTGTTTCAGTTCTGAAAAGGACCAGCATTCCAATTATACACACGCCAGTCCTCAAG TAGGAGATGACTCTGTTGTATCTCAAACTCCTAGTAGAACATCATCAAACACCACTCCTTTGGCTTCCAAGAATGTCAAAGACCTTCGCCAAAGCCCCGGATATATCAATGTCAGCATCTTTACTTACGATGAGATGAGTTTGGCCACAAAACGTTACCGGCCAGATCTAATTCTTGGTGAGGGTGGGTTTGGAGTTGTATATAAAGGAGTTATTGATGACACCGTGAGGGCTGGATACAAGACCACGCAAGTTGCCATCAAGGAGCTTAATCGAGAAGGGTACCAAGGTGATAGGGAATGGCTG GCAGAAGTTAACTATCTGGGACAGCTGAGTAACCCTAATCTTGTGAAGCTGATTGGGTACTGCTGTGAGGATGACCATCGGCTACTGGTCTATGAATACATGGCAAGTGGCAGCCTGGAAAAACATCTTTTTCGCA GAGTGGGCTGTACGCTTACATGGtcaagaagaatgaagattgcTTTAGATGCCGCAAAAGGGCTTGCTTTTCTTCATGGTGCAGAGAGACCAATCATTTACCGCGACTTCAAGACTTCAAATATCTTGTTGGATGGG GATTTTAATGCAAAGTTGTCAGACTTTGGCCTTGCAAAGGAAGGGCCAATGGGAGACCAAACCCATGTTTCAACACGAGTGATGGGCACGTATGGATATGCTGCTCCCGAGTATGTTATGACTG GGCATTTAACCGCTCGAAGTGATGTTTATGGATTTGGAGTGGTGCTACTTGAGCTGCTCCTTGGAAGGAGAGCAATGGACAAGAGCAGACCCGGGCAAGAACACAACCTGGTTGAGTGGGCTCGCCCACTCTTAAACCATAATAAGAAACTTCTGAGGATCGTAGACCCTAGACTGGAAGGGCAGTACTCACTTAAAACAGCAATGAAGGTGGCCCATCTGGCATATCAATGCCTTAGCCAAAACCCGAAAGGGAGGCCCCTTATGAGCCAGGTGGTTGAATTGCTCGAGTCTCTTCAGACAGCAGGAAACCATGAACTTCAAAGTGGAGAAGGTGGTGTGACTCTTTATGAGGCTCCCAAGGGAACCTTTGGAACTACCCCCATGAAGAGAGACCCGAACAGAAGAGACGGTGAAAGGGGAGGAGAGGCACATAGGAGGAGCAAACCGGGAAACGGAGGGAGCAAGAGTGAGCCTATGAATGATTTTGATCGTAGTAACTTGTCTCCAAATTTTTGTGTCACTTGA
- the LOC126595147 gene encoding probable serine/threonine-protein kinase PBL17 isoform X2, with protein sequence MGICFSSEKDQHSNYTHASPQGDDSVVSQTPSRTSSNTTPLASKNVKDLRQSPGYINVSIFTYDEMSLATKRYRPDLILGEGGFGVVYKGVIDDTVRAGYKTTQVAIKELNREGYQGDREWLAEVNYLGQLSNPNLVKLIGYCCEDDHRLLVYEYMASGSLEKHLFRRVGCTLTWSRRMKIALDAAKGLAFLHGAERPIIYRDFKTSNILLDGDFNAKLSDFGLAKEGPMGDQTHVSTRVMGTYGYAAPEYVMTGHLTARSDVYGFGVVLLELLLGRRAMDKSRPGQEHNLVEWARPLLNHNKKLLRIVDPRLEGQYSLKTAMKVAHLAYQCLSQNPKGRPLMSQVVELLESLQTAGNHELQSGEGGVTLYEAPKGTFGTTPMKRDPNRRDGERGGEAHRRSKPGNGGSKSEPMNDFDRSNLSPNFCVT encoded by the exons ATGGGGATTTGTTTCAGTTCTGAAAAGGACCAGCATTCCAATTATACACACGCCAGTCCTCAAG GAGATGACTCTGTTGTATCTCAAACTCCTAGTAGAACATCATCAAACACCACTCCTTTGGCTTCCAAGAATGTCAAAGACCTTCGCCAAAGCCCCGGATATATCAATGTCAGCATCTTTACTTACGATGAGATGAGTTTGGCCACAAAACGTTACCGGCCAGATCTAATTCTTGGTGAGGGTGGGTTTGGAGTTGTATATAAAGGAGTTATTGATGACACCGTGAGGGCTGGATACAAGACCACGCAAGTTGCCATCAAGGAGCTTAATCGAGAAGGGTACCAAGGTGATAGGGAATGGCTG GCAGAAGTTAACTATCTGGGACAGCTGAGTAACCCTAATCTTGTGAAGCTGATTGGGTACTGCTGTGAGGATGACCATCGGCTACTGGTCTATGAATACATGGCAAGTGGCAGCCTGGAAAAACATCTTTTTCGCA GAGTGGGCTGTACGCTTACATGGtcaagaagaatgaagattgcTTTAGATGCCGCAAAAGGGCTTGCTTTTCTTCATGGTGCAGAGAGACCAATCATTTACCGCGACTTCAAGACTTCAAATATCTTGTTGGATGGG GATTTTAATGCAAAGTTGTCAGACTTTGGCCTTGCAAAGGAAGGGCCAATGGGAGACCAAACCCATGTTTCAACACGAGTGATGGGCACGTATGGATATGCTGCTCCCGAGTATGTTATGACTG GGCATTTAACCGCTCGAAGTGATGTTTATGGATTTGGAGTGGTGCTACTTGAGCTGCTCCTTGGAAGGAGAGCAATGGACAAGAGCAGACCCGGGCAAGAACACAACCTGGTTGAGTGGGCTCGCCCACTCTTAAACCATAATAAGAAACTTCTGAGGATCGTAGACCCTAGACTGGAAGGGCAGTACTCACTTAAAACAGCAATGAAGGTGGCCCATCTGGCATATCAATGCCTTAGCCAAAACCCGAAAGGGAGGCCCCTTATGAGCCAGGTGGTTGAATTGCTCGAGTCTCTTCAGACAGCAGGAAACCATGAACTTCAAAGTGGAGAAGGTGGTGTGACTCTTTATGAGGCTCCCAAGGGAACCTTTGGAACTACCCCCATGAAGAGAGACCCGAACAGAAGAGACGGTGAAAGGGGAGGAGAGGCACATAGGAGGAGCAAACCGGGAAACGGAGGGAGCAAGAGTGAGCCTATGAATGATTTTGATCGTAGTAACTTGTCTCCAAATTTTTGTGTCACTTGA